One part of the Rutidosis leptorrhynchoides isolate AG116_Rl617_1_P2 chromosome 1, CSIRO_AGI_Rlap_v1, whole genome shotgun sequence genome encodes these proteins:
- the LOC139900460 gene encoding LEAF RUST 10 DISEASE-RESISTANCEUS RECEPTOR-LIKE PROTEIN KINASE-like 2.1, translating into MSKLVSLFFIFFFYYKSMAVESNSYSSPNCPALICGGLTFSYPFYELGTGETTSQFCGYHGFGYNCSIIDDGSDRPIIYLGNDSFIVLNITYESSSITLVDYDVSTVVALQNPCPRVHHNINIETLPFSFSPLNLNLSFHFNCTGKFPSFATEIPCLTYSDKNRSSCVIIGDSDTDNFDWDAYSCEDQVVTAVFRDQITVNGLFIPGNVFIAMQKGFEIRWGKLDDQEDCDMCEQNDGRCGQHNTNRFLCFCLDGTTSEEYCKKGDRANWKIKLLIGSLSAAVSIVLIIIICCLMKSLPRNCVHSLKPKTEEYKSVEAFITQYGSLITKRYKYVDIKKMTNSFQVLLGKGGFGTVFKGKLSDGRLVAVKILNSSKASGQEFINEVASIGRTSHVNIVTLLGFCFDFKKRALVYEFMPNGSLEKFIHSDHVPSKTTSEHIGVEKLYHIAVGVAQGLDYLHRGFTTRILHLDIKPHNILLDEDFCPKIADFGLAKLYSRKESIVSMLEARGTIGYIAPEVFNRNFGGVSHKLDVYSYGMLILEMVGGRKNVDAGVGSGRTSEIYFPHWIYSRLEKEGYLLDDISTTAENEYARKMTIVGLWCIQTDPTQRPSIGQVIDMLEGRMEALEVPPKPFFSSPIRLSTTTFSTSQDEPEISVVED; encoded by the exons ATGTCTAAACTTGTCTCacttttttttatctttttcttcTATTACAAATCAATGGCTGTTGAATCTAACAGTTATAGTTCCCCAAATTGCCCTGCACTCATATGTGGTGGCCTTACTTTCAGCTACCCTTTCTATGAGTTGGGCACTGGTGAAACCACCAGCCAGTTCTGTGGTTATCATGGCTTCGGATACAACTGCTCCATCATCGATGATGGATCGGATCGTCCCATAATCTATCTTGGCAACGATTCTTTCATTGTCCTAAATATAACTTATGAATCTTCGAGTATCACTCTCGTAGACTACGATGTTTCTACAGTTGTCGCTCTCCAGAACCCCTGCCCTAGGGTGCACCATAACATTAATATAGAAACACTGCCTTTTAGTTTCTCACCTTTAAATTTAAATCTAAGTTTTCATTTCAATTGTACTGGTAAATTCCCTTCCTTTGCAACTGAAATACCATGTTTAACCTACTCTGATAAGAATAGGTCGTCGTGTGTTATTATTGGGGATTCTGATACGGATAATTTTGATTGGGATGCGTATTCGTGTGAAGACCAAGTGGTAACTGCCGTGTTCCGTGACCAGATTACCGTGAACGGTTTGTTCATCCCGGGAAACGTTTTTATAGCAATGCAAAAAGGATTTGAGATACGCTGGGGAAAGCTAGATGATCAGGAGGATTGCGATATGTGCGAACAGAATGATGGACGATGTGGTCAACATAATACGAACAGGTTCTTGTGTTTTTGCCTCGATGGTACGACTAGCGAGGAATACTGCAAAAAAG GTGACAGAGCAAATTGGAAAATAAAATTAC TTATCGGAAGTCTTTCTGCTGCAGTATCAATCGTGTTGATTATCATAATATGTTGCCTTATGAAATCATTACCGAGAAACTGCGTACACTCGTTAAAGCCAAAAACCGAGGAATACAAAAGTGTTGAAGCGTTTATCACGCAATATGGATCTTTAATCACGAAAAGGTACAAGTATGTTGATATCAAGAAAATGACAAACTCGTTTCAGGTTTTATTAGGAAAAGGAGGTTTTGGAACCGTGTTTAAAGGAAAGCTATCAGATGGTCGTCTTGTGGCAGTAAAAATATTGAACTCATCAAAAGCAAGTGGTCAAGAATTCATAAACGAAGTTGCTAGCATCGGCAGGACTTCTCATGTTAATATCGTTACTCTCTTAGGATTTTGTTTCGATTTTAAAAAAAGAGCGCTTGTGTACGAATTCATGCCAAATGGATCATTGGAGAAATTTATACACAGTGATCATGTTCCTTCGAAGACAACAAGTGAACATATAGGAGTAGAAAAGTTGTACCATATAGCAGTTGGAGTAGCACAAGGCCTTGATTACTTGCATCGTGGCTTCACCACCCGTATTTTGCATCTCGACATTAAGCCACATAACATCCTACTTGATGAAGATTTTTGCCCAAAAATCGCGGATTTTGGGCTTGCAAAGTTATATTCAAGAAAGGAAAGTATCGTTTCTATGCTCGAGGCTAGAGGCACGATTGGGTATATCGCTCCGGAAGTTTTTAATAGAAACTTTGGAGGAGTGTCACATAAATTGGATGTATACAGTTATGGGATGCTTATACTAGAAATGGTGGGGGGACGAAAGAATGTTGATGCAGGCGTTGGTTCTGGACGAACAAGTGAGATATACTTTCCTCATTGGATTTATAGTCGTCTTGAGAAGGAAGGTTATCTATTAGATGACATATCGACTACTGCAGAAAATGAATATGCAAGAAAGATGACTATTGTTGGTTTGTGGTGCATACAAACGGATCCAACACAAAGACCATCAATTGGTCAAGTTATCGACATGTTAGAGGGACGCATGGAAGCGTTGGAAGTTCCACCAAAACCATTCTTTTCATCTCCTATACGATTATCAACTACCACATTTAGCACATCACAAGATGAACCAGAGATCAGTGTTGTTGAAGATTGA